A stretch of DNA from Leptospira hartskeerlii:
GATCCACAATTTGCGGAAATCACGTTTTTTTGCTCTTCTGTCTCTGTACGCCCACTGACCCGCTTTCATTACCGCAGATTTTGCAGTTCTGTAAAGTTTGGATCTAGCTCCTCTAAAACCTTTTGCGGTTTTTAGGATTTTTTTACGACGATTCTTGTGTATAGTTCCGTTTGTTGCGCGTGGCATTATCGAACTCCGTAAGGCATGAGTCTAACGATTGCTTTCCAATCCGCATCCACTACCAAAGTCATTCCTCTAAGACGACGACGTCTTTTCGGTCCTTTTTTGGTAAGAATGTGACGGGTGTTCATACTCTTCCGTTTTATTTTATTATTTTTGGAAAACTTGAACCGTTTAGCTGCGGCTCTATTTGTTTTAAGCTTAGGCATTTCCCCTACCTCGATAATTCCTGAATATTTACTCTATTGCTTTGCAGCAAGAGGTGTGATAACTACAACGATTTGGCGGCCGTCTAACACTGGTTCTCTTTCCGGAGTACCGACCGATTTCAAATCTTCTACCATTCGATTGACTACGTTCATTCCGAGTTCGGAGTGCATCATTTCACGACCGCGAAAGCGAAGGCTGACTTTAACTTTGTCCCCTTTTTGAAGAAACTCCACTGCGTGGCGTTTTTTAATATCGTAATCATGTTGTTCGATCCTTGGACGGATCTTCACTTCTTTCACGTTGATTACGTGTTGTTTCTTCTTAGCTTCCTTACTCTTTTTAAGTAGTTCGAACTTATATTTACCGTAATCGATGATCTTGCAGACATGAATCTCTTGGTCACCGGATACTTCTACCAGGTCCAAGTTTTCTTCTTTAGCGCGCCGTAAAGCCTCGTCAAAAGAAACGATCATTACACCGTCATCCGACACCAATCTTACTTGGGCTACCCCAGTAATTTTCTCATTAATTCTATGAGTAAATAGTTTATCGGTGGGTTTCGGTTGAGGCCTCTTCTGCATTCAATCTCCGGTTTTTTCCAATTTTTTGGCTAGTAGGCTAGCTTTCAAGCGATTTTCTCTACAGATAGCCTAGTTCATCAAGTAGAATTTAGTTCAAAGTCCTGATTCGACTTCCTTTTCGAGCAAAGATTGAAACTCGGAATAAGACATAGAAATTGTTTCTTCTGAGCCTCGTTTACGGACCGCAACAGTGCCGGAATCCTTCTCCTTTTGACCTAAGACCAGAAGATAATTTGCCTTTTTCAGAATGGAATCCCGGATCTTTGCACCGATCTTCTCATTTCTGAAATCGCTTTCCGCTCTGAAGCCGGACTCGATCAGATTTTTCAAGATCTCGGATCCATATTCCTGCACATTTTCGGTTACGGTTAGAACACGTATCTGATTAGGAGAAAGCCAAAGTGGGAATTTCCCTTCGAAATGTTCTATTAGAATCCCGATAAATCTTTCTAAGGAACCATAGATCGCTCTGTGGACCATGACTGGTCTTTTTTTGGCTCCGTCGGAATCGGTATAATCCAACTCGAAACGGTCCGGCATGGAGAAGTCTATCTGCACGGTTCCACATTGCCACATTCTTCCGATAGAATCCTTGATATTAAATTCTATCTTAGGTCCATAGAACGCGCCCTCTCCTTCTTTAATGGAGAATGGAATATTTCTTTTTTCCAAAGCTTGCTTGAGAGCGTTGGTAGCAAATTCCCAGTCTTCGTCCTTACCTTGCGATTTTTCAGGACGAGTGGCGATATAAGTTTTGAATTCTTGGAATCCGAACTTCTTATACACATTAAAAGTGAAGTCTATGATATCCAACACTTCTGTTTCCAGAAATTCTAAAGGTGCATAGATATGCGCATCATCTTGAGTAAATGCTCTAACTCTAAAAAGTCCGTGAAGAACTCCGTGTAACTCATGACGATGTACACTTCCTAATTCTGCGAATCTAAGAGGAAGTTCTCTGTAAGAATGAAGATGGTGTTTGTAGATCAAACTACAACCAGGACAGTTCATCGGTTTGATCGCGAATTCTTCTTCGTCGATCGAAACAAAATACATGTTCTCGTTGAAATTATCCCAGTGACCGCTTCTTCTCCATAACTCGGAAGAAAGTACAGCAGGAGTTTTAATCTCTTGGTATCCACGTTTAGCACATTCTTTACGAATATAATCGGCTAACGCGTTCCAAAGAGTAGTTCCCTTAGGATGCCAGAAAGGAAAACCAGGAGCTTCCGGTTGGAAAGAGAATAGATCCATTTCTTTTCCGATCTTTCTGTGGTCTCTCTTCTTAGCTTCTTCCAGTTGGAAAACATACTCGTCCAGTTCCTTCTTACTTGGAAATGCAATCCCGTAAATTCGAGTGAGCATACGATTGTTTTTGTCTGCTTTCCAATAAGCTCCAGA
This window harbors:
- the rplT gene encoding 50S ribosomal protein L20, encoding MPRATNGTIHKNRRKKILKTAKGFRGARSKLYRTAKSAVMKAGQWAYRDRRAKKRDFRKLWIIRINAAAREAGLSYSQFMYGLKKANISLDRKALAELAFSDKETFNALVEKIKVAA
- the rpmI gene encoding 50S ribosomal protein L35 produces the protein MPKLKTNRAAAKRFKFSKNNKIKRKSMNTRHILTKKGPKRRRRLRGMTLVVDADWKAIVRLMPYGVR
- the infC gene encoding translation initiation factor IF-3, with the translated sequence MQKRPQPKPTDKLFTHRINEKITGVAQVRLVSDDGVMIVSFDEALRRAKEENLDLVEVSGDQEIHVCKIIDYGKYKFELLKKSKEAKKKQHVINVKEVKIRPRIEQHDYDIKKRHAVEFLQKGDKVKVSLRFRGREMMHSELGMNVVNRMVEDLKSVGTPEREPVLDGRQIVVVITPLAAKQ
- the thrS gene encoding threonine--tRNA ligase — encoded protein: MEAGVAVAVQNQSVKFILPDGSSKEVSAGSSYKDFIESQLPFLKNKALAVRLDGTNVLDLSRTIDSTTTPNTTPKLEVLTFQDKEGWETFQHSAAHLLGMAVQNLYKDAKLTVGPVIENGPGFFYYDIDFTETVITPEDFPKIEAEMKKIVDNDYEVFRKVWDKKEAISVFEKLGENYKIEIVGQIPDDKVSIYGMGEWFDLCRGPHIPRSGFLKAFKLTALSGAYWKADKNNRMLTRIYGIAFPSKKELDEYVFQLEEAKKRDHRKIGKEMDLFSFQPEAPGFPFWHPKGTTLWNALADYIRKECAKRGYQEIKTPAVLSSELWRRSGHWDNFNENMYFVSIDEEEFAIKPMNCPGCSLIYKHHLHSYRELPLRFAELGSVHRHELHGVLHGLFRVRAFTQDDAHIYAPLEFLETEVLDIIDFTFNVYKKFGFQEFKTYIATRPEKSQGKDEDWEFATNALKQALEKRNIPFSIKEGEGAFYGPKIEFNIKDSIGRMWQCGTVQIDFSMPDRFELDYTDSDGAKKRPVMVHRAIYGSLERFIGILIEHFEGKFPLWLSPNQIRVLTVTENVQEYGSEILKNLIESGFRAESDFRNEKIGAKIRDSILKKANYLLVLGQKEKDSGTVAVRKRGSEETISMSYSEFQSLLEKEVESGL